CATCTTTGGGAGCATTACCTGTTCACGCGGGACGTGGCGTTTCTGCGCCGTGCCTACCCGGTAATGAAAGAGGCCGCGCTGTTTTTCACCGATTACCTGGTGGAAGATCCCCAAACCAAGTGGCTGATCAGCGGGCCGTCGAATTCCCCCGAGCAGGGCGGCCTGGTCATGGGCCCCATGATGGATCACCAGATCATCCGCTCGCTGTTCGTGGCCTGCATGGATGCGGCGAAAACTCTGGGCACCGACGCGGACTTCGCGGCGAAGCTGGCGGCGATGCAACCGCGCATCGCGCCCAACCTGGTGGGACAATACGGCCAGCTCCAGGAATGGATCGAGGACAAGGATATCCCCAAGAACCAGCACCGCCACGTCTCGCACCTCTGGGGTGCCTATCCCGGCTGCGACATCACCTGGCAGGACACCAAATTCTTCAATGCCGCCCGGCAATCCCTCATTTACCGCGGCGACGCCGCCACGGGCTGGAGCATGGGCTGGAAGGTCAACCTCTGGGCGCGGTTCCTGGATGGCGACCACGCCTATATCATCCTGCGCAACCTGCTCGATCCGGTGGGCAAAGGCAAAGGCGGGTTGTACCCAAACATGTTTGACGCGCATCCGCCCTTCCAGATTGACGGTAACTTTGGGGCTGCTGCCGGCATTGCGGAAATGCTGGTGCAAAGTCATGTGCGGGACGCACAAGGCACGCATCTGGTCCATCTGTTGCCCGCGTTACCCTCCAACTGGGCCAACGGTTCGGTGAAGGGCTTGCGGGCGCGCGGCGGTTTTGAACTGGATCTGACCTGGGCCGGAGGGAAACTGACCGGCGCCATGATCCGCTCGCTGTCCGGCCAACCGTTGAAAGTGAAATATGGTACGCAGGAAGTGGCGGCATCCACCAAGGCTGGCGAAACCTATCGCCTGGATGGTAGTTTGAAGTGGGGGAAGTAGGGTGCGGCGCAAACGGAGGTGACGAGATTTCCGCCGCGCATTTGCAGGAAGACCTGAAGTTCGCGCTGCGCGGGTTCGCAGAAGTAAAACGCGAACTGGGATTTTAGCGCATCACCAACTCCCGGCTCCCAATCATGCCGACTTCTTGGACTTGCGTCCGGGTAGCGGCACCACTGCCCGGGGAATGGTGGCGACCACACGCGTGCCCGGATGGGCGGGCAGAATCTTCAGCGAGCCGCCCAGGTTGCGCAGGCGCTCCTGCATTCCGGGAATGCCGACACCGTAGCTGGACTGGAATTTGCTGGTGACATCCTTGACCGGTATTCCTTTGCCAGCATCCTTGATCTCCAGGCGCACAAACCGGGGGGTGAAAACCAGACGCACTTGTGCCGTCGGGCTGGCCGAGTGGCGGTGGACGTTCGACAGCGCTTCCTGCAATACGCGGTAGAGGGTCAGTTCCTGCTCTTCCGGGAGCAAATCCACCCGGGATGAGATGTCCTCCCGGATTTCAATGCCGCTGCGCCGGCCAAATTCCCGGGCGTAATAGCGCACCGCCTCAACCAGGCCCAACTCCTTCAAGTGCGGCGGATGCAGCAAGAAGGAGATGGTGCGCACTTCGCGAAGGCATTGTTTAAAAATATCGAGGCTCTCGTCGGCCAGAGTGCGAATACTCTCATCGGCGTGGGCCAACTTCTTTTTCAACTGCGTCAGGCTCAGGAGTTGACCCACCAATTGTTGGGCGACCGAGTCGTGCAATTCCCGGGCAATGCGCCGCCGTTCCTGATCCTCCGAGCGCAACAGGTCTGTGGAGAGTTTGGTCAGCCGCGCTTCGGCCTGCTTGCGTTCGCTGATGTCGCGTACGATCGCCATCATTCCCACCACACTCCCGGTCTTGTCGCGCACCACGGAAGTCAGCAGCTCCACGGGAAACACCTCCCCGTTTTTCCGCCGATATTCCTTTTCGTAAACTTTGGAATGTCCCAACGGCAGGATTTGGCTGGTCACAATTTCCTGCTCACAAGCATGCCATTTTATTGGGGTGATATTCAGGTAGGTCAGGCGCGTCAGTTCCTCCTGGGAGTAACCCAGCAACTCCTCGTAGGCGCGATTGCAGAACTGGATTCGTCCTTGCATGTCCACCTGCACGAAGGCATCCCGCATGCTGTCATATAGAAGCCGGTATTTCTCCTCACTTTCCCGCAACGCCAGGTTGATGGCCTGGAGTTCCGCCGTCCGTTCCCGCACCCGCAATTCCAGTTGCTCGTGGCTCTCCCGCAGGGCCTGCTCGGCTTGTTTGCGTTCAGTAATATCCTCCGCCATCACCAAAACACCTTGCCGTCCATCCGGCAATTGGATCGCGGCTTCCCGCAGCCGGACGGTGCGCAGGCTACCGTCTTTGCGGATATTCAGCACTTCATGTTCAAAGTTCCCCTTCGAAGCCACCGTGGCAAGATGCATGTCTACCAACGCAATCTGCCCCGGCGGAACAAATAACCGCACATTCCGGCCCAGCAGTTCTTTTCGGGAATAACCGGTATCGCGACACAAGGCTTCGTTGGCGTCAAGGATGGTCCCTTGCTGGTCTTCCAGAAGAATACCGCAGGGCGACAGGTCAAAGAAAGCGCGATAGAGCAGGTCCTCTTGCACCAGACCTGCACTCTTATCCGGGCGCACACGATGGCGGCGTTTATTCATCAACGCTTTCAATTCCGGTCATTAAACCTGTGGTTCAACGGTCGTTCGGCAGTATATACCGGTTTTGGAATAAGGATAGGAATTTATTGACTGGCAAAATCACCCCCGCTTGCCGCTGGACGAACCCTCGTTTGCCATCGGCTGGTCAAATGTTTTTGCCAGTAAATATTCATGCCATGTTCGGCCGCTCGGCCTCCTATGTTTATGCCGCTTAATTTTTTTGCTAAAGTATTCCGGTTTCGGAATTTAGTTTTCGGTTTCCGCAAAACGCATTGACGGTGAGCAAATTATCCACCATACGTTTGGTCCATGAAATCGCATTTGCTTTTACATGCGGCGGATTTCGCCGCCAATAAACATCGCCTGCAACGACGCAAAGGGGGGGAGTCGGTTCCGTACATCAATCATCCCATCGCCGTCGCCCGGTTGCTGGCTGAGGTGGCTGGAATCGCGGATGAGGCCATCCTGGCCGCTGCCTTGCTGCATGACACGATTGAAGACACCGGCACCACCCCGGAAGAATTGGAGCGGGAATTCGGCGCGCGAGTGTGCGGGCTGGTGCAGGAGGTTACGGATGATAAATCGCTGCCTCGGGCGACCCGCAAGGCCGCGCAGATCACGCACGCCCCGCATCTGTCTCCCGGCGCCGCAGTCATCAAACTGGCGGATAAAATCACCAATGTCCGGGATATCGCCAGTGCGCCGCCCGAGGGCTGGACTCATGAGCGGTGCGTGGAGTATTTCGACTGGGCGGCCAGGGTGGTGGCGCAATTGCCCAAGGTCAGTCCCGAACTGGATGCGCTGTTCGCCCGGACGCTGGAAGAAAACCGTGGTCGGCTGGGGAAATAATGGCGCTCGTAGGAGCCGCGTTTTCCGAACGCATGACCGGGTGTTCCCAATCGGGGAATGACCCAATGGAAAAATCATCAGGAGCAATATAAAGGTTGCAAAACCGCCCGATTCAAGCAATCTTTTGCCGATTAAACGGCGTCGCCATAGCAAATGATTCCAGGTCTAAATCAGTTTTCGCCAGGCCAAAAGGTCGGGGCGGGGCGTTATTCCCTGATTGAACTGTTGGGGCAGGGGGGTATGGGGGTGGTGTGGCTGGCGCAGGATGAGCGATTGCAGGAGCAAGTCGCCTTAAAATTCCTTCTCCCTTTCGTGCAAAACGATCCCGAGGCGCTGGATAGCCTGCGCCGCGAAACCGCCCGTTCGCACAAATTGGCGCACCCCAATATTATCCGCACGCACGACTTTCATGAGTTCCCTGGGGAAACGCCGTTTATTTCGATGGAGTATGTGTCGGGCAAGACGTTGGATGCCTTGCGCTGGGACAAGCCGGACGGTTTTTTTACGTGGGAGGAGCTGAAACCGCTGGTCCGGCAGTTGTGTGACGCATTGGATTACGCCCATACCGAGGGGGTGGTGCATCGCGATTTGAA
This DNA window, taken from Verrucomicrobiota bacterium, encodes the following:
- a CDS encoding HD domain-containing protein, coding for MKSHLLLHAADFAANKHRLQRRKGGESVPYINHPIAVARLLAEVAGIADEAILAAALLHDTIEDTGTTPEELEREFGARVCGLVQEVTDDKSLPRATRKAAQITHAPHLSPGAAVIKLADKITNVRDIASAPPEGWTHERCVEYFDWAARVVAQLPKVSPELDALFARTLEENRGRLGK
- a CDS encoding PAS domain S-box protein, with product MNKRRHRVRPDKSAGLVQEDLLYRAFFDLSPCGILLEDQQGTILDANEALCRDTGYSRKELLGRNVRLFVPPGQIALVDMHLATVASKGNFEHEVLNIRKDGSLRTVRLREAAIQLPDGRQGVLVMAEDITERKQAEQALRESHEQLELRVRERTAELQAINLALRESEEKYRLLYDSMRDAFVQVDMQGRIQFCNRAYEELLGYSQEELTRLTYLNITPIKWHACEQEIVTSQILPLGHSKVYEKEYRRKNGEVFPVELLTSVVRDKTGSVVGMMAIVRDISERKQAEARLTKLSTDLLRSEDQERRRIARELHDSVAQQLVGQLLSLTQLKKKLAHADESIRTLADESLDIFKQCLREVRTISFLLHPPHLKELGLVEAVRYYAREFGRRSGIEIREDISSRVDLLPEEQELTLYRVLQEALSNVHRHSASPTAQVRLVFTPRFVRLEIKDAGKGIPVKDVTSKFQSSYGVGIPGMQERLRNLGGSLKILPAHPGTRVVATIPRAVVPLPGRKSKKSA